In Castanea sativa cultivar Marrone di Chiusa Pesio chromosome 6, ASM4071231v1, a single window of DNA contains:
- the LOC142640649 gene encoding F-box protein At3g07870-like, translating to MSDNLPEVSKSITEEALWDSLPHEILTNVFLRLPIKSIITCTCVSKTWKSLIQNPSFISTHLHHSSNNDLLLFRLCPKPLAKAVKQLERIGDEKEFYALHWDDNTNFHQYTSFDDFPFHGQSATGVFRVVGTCNGLICLADDLNTYAYNFILWNPCVKKYVRLPTPNFSFMTTGPFTAAVGFGFDSKTNDYKVVRFVTPEDGDFEEGESPPKVEVYSLATGKWRVVTAQCPKCAVRDTMLVCLRLQAFVNGALHLVCYKTTPEIRFLHFVLVFDLEDEVFREIPLPKHSDMFYWKWVSILAYGNSIAVIKPGYSVDTLDIWVLKNYADASSWTKIISLDAQAPPQDIPRPPSGFYRVKIPSLKAFRKSGEAILETYKKQLVSRNLETQDVKDLGITGSKYSFVDPYIESLVLLDKLDLAVTY from the coding sequence ATGTCTGACAACTTACCTGAAGTTTCGAAATCCATCACCGAAGAAGCATTGTGGGACTCTCTTCCTCATGAAATCCTAACCAACGTTTTCCTACGCCTACCCATCAAATCCATCATCACTTGCACCTGTGTCTCCAAAACATGGAAATCCCTCATCCAAAACCCCTCTTTCATTTCCACTCATCTTCACCACTCCTCCAACAACGACCTCCTCCTCTTCAGACTCTGCCCTAAGCCTCTCGCCAAGGCAGTCAAACAACTGGAACGAATCGGAGACGAAAAAGAATTCTACGCTTTACATTGGGACGACAACACCAATTTCCATCAATACACCAGCTTTGACGACTTCCCTTTCCATGGCCAAAGTGCTACTGGAGTATTCCGCGTGGTTGGTACTTGTAATGGCTTGATTTGCCTAGCCGATGATTTAAACACTTACGCTTATAATTTCATTCTCTGGAACCCTTGTGTTAAAAAATACGTGCGACTTCCTACCCCCAATTTCTCCTTCATGACTACCGGTCCCTTCACAGCGgctgttgggtttgggtttgattcCAAAACCAATGACTATAAGGTCGTGAGGTTTGTCACTCCTGAGGATGGGGACTTCGAAGAGGGTGAATCTCCACCCAAGGTTGAGGTCTACTCACTTGCCACTGGGAAATGGAGAGTGGTTACTGCTCAATGTCCCAAATGTGCTGTTCGTGATACAATGTTGGTCTGCCTACGCCTACAGGCTTTTGTCAATGGGGCTTTGCATTTGGTTTGTTACAAGACAACTCCAGAAATCAGATTTCTCCACTTTGTTTTGGTGTTCGATTTGGAGGATGAGGTCTTCCGTGAGATACCACTGCCTAAGCATTCCGATATGTTCTATTGGAAGTGGGTATCTATTTTGGCATATGGGAATTCCATTGCCGTGATCAAACCTGGGTATTCTGTTGACACTCTCGATATATGGGTGTTGAAAAACTATGCGGATGCATCATCATGGACCAAAATTATAAGTTTGGATGCTCAAGCGCCCCCACAGGACATACCAAGGCCACCTTCAGGTTTTTACAGAGTGAAAATACCTAGCCTAAAAGCTTTTAGAAAGAGTGGTGAGGCTATATTGGAAACATATAAAAAACAGCTCGTCTCACGGAACCTTGAGACCCAAGATGTTAAAGATCTTGGGATTACTGGATCTAAGTATAGTTTTGTTGATCCTTACATTGAGAGTCTAGTTTTGCTAGACAAACTTGACCTTGCAGTTACTTACTAA
- the LOC142639522 gene encoding uncharacterized protein LOC142639522 yields the protein MGIGGVGNQSISKTAVWISPGNNGDGKSSEVPFQFSAIGCTGMGTQARWEECGDSGNGYDGDQNKASTGDAMDQSEASTSDQPYSGEGVDFGYVGTAAIFTSREGEGKGVDGMRVRGTLKPNFQNHVGELARNHNPVILVVMETLVGGDRAREITSRLPFDGVIVADPIGYTGGIWLLWKLDRVEVVQLACTEKEIHVEVKVLPSNFSWIFTAMYASPRIVERQVLWENLSKVADLHSKPWIIAGDFNEPLVGEDKFEGSPDAANRDFSYNVQWQPKLSCEEKSSIDHMVTKEEIRADLWSLKVLKPPVQTGCMLTQGPESISSYRPISLCYSVYKIVSKILVGRIRPLLDHLISPCQAAFVPGRRGANNAIVMQEIIHTMGIAKGKGGYVALKIDLEKAYDKLKWSFIRGMLIIYNFPDNLIEIIMSCISSVSTSILFNGGSLETFRPSRGIRQGDPLSPCFRQTVSDSKSRVYFSPNIDHDDREAFSDFLGFRQTECLGNLGFPIKHQGNNSQDLGFVLDRVKCKLAGWKANLLSMAGRAAMVQASSSTIPAYIMQCNLPGKVLDGIDRGPLSKEAENLKIKDVVDYNGQWDWSVIQMSFLEEIFRDIKATPIPFFARLEDRLAWKYSAKSDFELKRAYRLTTKSLGAAPFNGKWIWKLKALPKIQNFFWKCMHQSIGVKQCLVARGLQANDYCPRCHVGVESILHMLRDCPLSKILWQQLRRWVDSSNFFTLSLQDWREPMPHLMLITKRVPCLGVTFSYSIFGFFGKIGTFVSSTINIQIPIWARTLWTMLRKFFFFCAKSGLVTKRSILKSIRWVKPRAGWLTLNIDGSATSNSSPVGGGGLIRDENGGWVIGFARRIGSTSSLMAELWVLRDGL from the exons ATGGGTATAGGTGGAGTGGGTAATCAATCTATAAGCAAGACGGCGGTTTGGATTTCTCCAGGTAATAATGGAGATGGTAAGAGCTCTGAGGTTCCCTTCCAATTTTCAGCCATTGGTTGTACTGGGATGGGAACGCAAGCTCGATGGGAAGAGTGTGGAGACTCCGGTAATGGGTATGATGGAGATCAGAACAAAGCTAGCACCGGTGATGCCATGGACCAGAGTGAAGCTAGCACCAGTGAT CAACCTTACAGTGGCGAGGGAGTTGATTTTGGATATGTTGGAACTGCTGCTATCTTTACATCCAGGGAAGGAGAGGGCAAAGGAGTTGATGGCATGCGGGTTAGAG GCACTCTGAAGCCCAATTTTCAGAATCATGTCGGGGAGTTGGCTAGGAATCATAATCCGGTTATTCTGGTGGTAATGGAAACATTGGTTGGGGGAGACAGAGCAAGGGAAATTACAAGTCGTCTTCCGTTTGATGGTGTTATTGTTGCTGACCCAATTGGATACACGGGTGGCATTTGGCTTCTATGGAAATTAGATAGAGTGGAGGTGGTGCAGCTTGCATGCACAGAGAAAGAAATTCATGTTGAAGTTAAGGTATTACCCTCTAACTTTTCTTGGATTTTTACTGCTATGTATGCTAGTCCTAGAATTGTAGAGAGGCAGGTGCTGTGGGAAAATCTCTCAAAAGTTGCTGATCTCCATAGTAAACCTTGGATAATTGCGGGTGATTTTAACGAGCCTCTTGTAGGGGAGGATAAGTTTGAGGGAAGTCCG GATGCAGCTAACCGTGACTTTAGTTATAATGTACAGTGGCAGCCTAAGCTCTCATGTGAAGAGAAGAGTAGCATTGACCATATGGTGACAAAGGAGGAAATTAGAGCTGATCTTTGGTCCTTAAAAGTTTTAAAGCCCCCGGTCCAGACGGGTTGCATGCTG ACCCAAGGTCCTGAATCCATTAGTAGTTACCGCCCCATAAGCCTGTGCTACTCAGTTTATAAGATAGTGTCTAAGATTTTGGTTGGAAGAATCAGACCCTTATTGGACCATCTTATCTCTCCTTGCCAAGCAGCTTTTGTTCCAGGTCGGAGGGGGGCTAATAATGCAATTGTTATGCAGGAGATTATTCATACCATGGGGATAGCTAAGGGAAAAGGTGGTTATGTGgctctaaaaattgatttagaGAAGGCTTACGACAAGCTTAAATGGAGCTTCATAAGGGGTATGTTGATCATATACAATTTTCCTGACAACCTTATTGAGATAATAATGAGTTGCATATCTTCTGTTTCAACTTCGATTTTGTTTAATGGAGGGAGCCTTGAAACTTTCAGGCCATCTAGAGGCATAAGACAGGGTGATCCGCTGTCTCC GTGCTTCAGGCAAACAGTGAGTGACTCTAAGTCTAGGGTTTATTTTTCTCCGAATATTGATCATGATGATAGGGAGGCTTTTAGTGATTTCCTTGGTTTCCGTCAAACCGAGTGTTTGGGGAACCTTGGTTTTCCTATAAAGCACCAAGGAAATAATAGTCAAGACCTTGGATTTGTCTTGGATAGAGTAAAGTGTAAGCTTGCGGGTTGGAAGGCCAACCTTCTTTCGATGGCCGGTAGAGCTGCTATGGTTCAAGcctcatcttcaacaatcccagCTTACATTATGCAATGCAACTTGCCTGGTAAGGTGTTGGATGGTATTGATAGA GGGCCTTTGTCTAAGGAGGCCGAAAATTTGAAGATTAAGGATGTGGTGGACTATAATGGCCAATGGGATTGGTCTGTTATTCAAATGTCCTTTTTGGAGGAAATTTTTAGAGATATTAAGGCCACCCCAATCCCTTTTTTTGCCAGATTAGAAGACAGGCTGGCCTGGAAGTATTCGGCCAAGAGTGATTTTGAGCTTAAAAGGGCTTATAGGCTGACCACAAAATCTTTGGGGGCTGCTCCGTTCAATGGTAAGTGGATTTGGAAGCTGAAAGCTCtgccaaaaattcaaaattttttttggaagtgtATGCACCAAAGCATTGGGGTCAAGCAGTGCTTAGTGGCTAGAGGTTTACAAGCTAATGACTACTGCCCTCGGTGTCATGTTGGGGTAGAATCCATTTTACACATGCTACGTGATTGCCCCTTAAGCAAGATTTTGTGGCAGCAACTAAGAAGGTGGGTTGATAGTAGCAATTTCTTCACGTTGAGCCTTCAGGATTGGCGAGAACCAATGCCACATCTAATGCTTATCACCAAGCGGGTCCCCTGCCTTGGAGTCACGTTTTCTTATTCAATATTTGGCTTCTTTGGAAAGATAGGAACTTTTGTATCTTCAACCATAAACATCCAAATCCCAATCTGGGCAAGAACATTGTGGACTATGCTtcggaaatttttttttttctgtgcaAAAAGTGGCCTGGTCACTAAAAGGTCTATTCTGAAGAGCATTAGATGGGTAAAACCGAGGGCTGGTTGGCTTACTTTGAACATTGATGGCTCGGCAACTAGCAACTCCAGTCCAGTGGGTGGAGGTGGTTTAATCAGAGATGAAAATGGTGGTTGGGTGATAGGTTTTGCAAGGAGGATTGGGAGCACAAGTAGTTTAATGGCGGAGTTATGGGTGCTCCGTGATGGGTTGTAG